A region of Novipirellula aureliae DNA encodes the following proteins:
- a CDS encoding type II toxin-antitoxin system TacA family antitoxin — MSSVSDSKSTRLNIRVSEHEKDVISRAAIATGATVSGFVLERAYAEAQAILADQSQFHLDEKQWKRFCKALDAPPKKIPAMRKLLLESGVFDD; from the coding sequence ATGTCAAGCGTCAGTGATAGTAAATCCACACGATTGAATATCCGTGTCAGTGAGCATGAGAAGGACGTGATTTCTCGAGCTGCGATTGCCACCGGAGCGACCGTGAGCGGCTTTGTGCTAGAGAGAGCTTACGCGGAAGCTCAGGCGATTCTTGCTGACCAAAGCCAGTTTCATTTGGACGAGAAGCAATGGAAGAGGTTCTGCAAGGCGCTCGATGCCCCGCCCAAAAAGATTCCTGCAATGAGGAAACTGCTTTTGGAGTCGGGCGTTTTCGATGACTGA
- a CDS encoding SOUL family heme-binding protein, with translation MRKRMVYFTSIAVLVLMGVFAWNRTTRAAYESAEYKVIESDDNFEVREYPDLMLVATSTKIDAQGRDGSFMKLFRYISGANESEQKISMTTPVFMESKPLMENDKTDSEVQMGFVMPKEVAVEGVPSPTGPDVDVHKRAGGRFAVVRFSGRLNAKLAKENEAKLRAWMDSKGLVPDDSPESNGVESASYDPPWTPGPMRRNEILIRLK, from the coding sequence ATGCGAAAACGAATGGTGTATTTCACGAGTATCGCGGTATTGGTTTTAATGGGAGTGTTCGCGTGGAACAGAACCACGCGAGCCGCCTATGAATCAGCCGAATACAAGGTCATCGAATCCGACGACAACTTTGAAGTCCGGGAATACCCCGACCTGATGCTGGTCGCCACGTCCACCAAGATCGACGCCCAGGGTCGCGACGGCAGTTTCATGAAACTGTTCCGCTACATATCGGGCGCGAACGAATCTGAACAGAAGATCTCCATGACAACGCCGGTCTTCATGGAAAGCAAACCGCTCATGGAGAACGACAAAACCGATTCGGAAGTCCAAATGGGATTCGTGATGCCGAAGGAGGTCGCCGTCGAAGGCGTGCCATCGCCCACGGGCCCCGACGTCGACGTTCACAAGCGAGCTGGCGGCCGTTTCGCGGTCGTCCGTTTCTCTGGCCGACTCAACGCCAAGCTCGCCAAAGAGAACGAAGCCAAACTTCGCGCCTGGATGGATTCGAAAGGCCTCGTTCCCGACGACTCACCCGAATCTAACGGAGTTGAATCCGCGTCCTACGACCCACCTTGGACGCCCGGCCCAATGCGTCGCAACGAAATCCTCATCCGGTTGAAGTAG
- a CDS encoding DEAD/DEAH box helicase: MVRLARSEVFDPQEVVIAHLYNRTCRRCFLMGNDQVSGKNFDHRKIWIEKYLQQFAVVVIPTAGGKTPTIATICDDAVNLWQGRVLILAHVKELLQQAAEKLTAVCPSVHFGVFSAGLGKRQTNGDVVIAGIQSVHHRAEELGHFDLVLVDECHLVPKEGTGMYRRFLADTKRINPNLRVVGFTATPYRLDSGSICDASGPLHEIAYEVGVMDLIRDGYLCRPTAKAAKQKADTSSLKVRGGEFVAGETEALMNTEPMVESACDEIIAATIDRNSCLIFAAGVDHAHSIALALKQRGKECEVVTGETRQDKRDQTLDDFRNQRCKYLVNVGVLTTGFDAPTIDCVALLRPTMSPGLYYQMIGRGFRLYPGKEDCLILDFAGNVMRHGPVDCIAPPTPQRDDRPKAKECPQCGAIVAVAKRECPSCNHEFPVIAEPRVISHANRPASAAVLSEDITEQTHEVQDVLYSVHTKRDAEEDDPKSMCVEYVIGINFHHREYVCFEHTGFARTKAVWWWRERSNEPVPDSSAEAVSLATRGALAFPEEITIRSIAGEKFDRIIDARLTDKPDACLAGMDDYDDEVPF, translated from the coding sequence ATGGTTCGGTTGGCACGTAGCGAGGTGTTTGATCCGCAAGAGGTCGTTATCGCCCATCTGTACAATCGGACCTGCCGACGCTGTTTCCTGATGGGAAATGACCAAGTGTCCGGCAAAAACTTCGACCACCGGAAAATCTGGATCGAAAAGTATCTGCAACAGTTTGCGGTCGTTGTCATTCCGACCGCTGGCGGCAAAACGCCTACGATCGCGACGATCTGTGACGACGCGGTCAATCTCTGGCAAGGCCGCGTCTTGATCCTGGCTCACGTCAAGGAACTTTTGCAACAAGCTGCTGAGAAGTTGACCGCGGTTTGCCCGAGCGTCCACTTTGGTGTCTTTTCGGCCGGCCTCGGCAAACGCCAAACCAATGGCGATGTCGTCATTGCCGGCATCCAGTCCGTGCATCATCGAGCCGAAGAACTGGGGCACTTTGATTTGGTCCTGGTCGACGAATGTCATCTGGTGCCCAAAGAAGGCACCGGCATGTATCGACGGTTTCTGGCCGATACCAAGCGAATCAATCCGAACTTGCGTGTTGTCGGGTTCACCGCGACGCCGTATCGACTGGACAGCGGTTCGATCTGTGACGCAAGCGGTCCGTTGCACGAGATCGCTTATGAAGTCGGCGTGATGGACCTTATTCGCGATGGTTACCTCTGCCGTCCAACCGCTAAGGCAGCCAAACAGAAAGCTGACACCTCTTCATTGAAGGTTCGCGGTGGTGAATTTGTTGCTGGCGAGACCGAAGCGTTAATGAACACTGAACCGATGGTGGAATCCGCGTGTGACGAGATCATCGCGGCAACCATCGATCGAAACTCATGTTTGATCTTTGCTGCGGGCGTCGACCATGCTCATTCGATCGCTCTCGCTTTGAAGCAGCGAGGTAAAGAGTGCGAAGTTGTGACTGGCGAAACCAGACAAGACAAACGAGATCAAACGCTTGACGACTTTCGCAACCAGCGATGCAAGTACCTCGTCAACGTCGGTGTTCTGACCACAGGCTTTGATGCCCCCACAATCGACTGTGTTGCGCTTCTGCGTCCCACGATGTCGCCTGGACTTTACTACCAAATGATAGGCCGCGGCTTTCGATTGTATCCCGGCAAAGAAGATTGCTTGATTTTGGACTTTGCCGGCAACGTGATGCGTCATGGTCCGGTGGACTGTATCGCACCACCGACGCCGCAGCGAGATGATCGGCCCAAAGCCAAAGAGTGTCCGCAATGTGGCGCCATCGTCGCGGTCGCCAAACGGGAATGTCCATCCTGCAACCATGAATTCCCGGTTATTGCGGAACCCCGTGTGATCAGTCACGCCAATCGGCCTGCCTCGGCAGCGGTGTTGTCGGAGGACATCACCGAGCAAACGCACGAGGTCCAAGACGTACTCTACAGCGTTCACACCAAACGCGACGCCGAAGAGGACGATCCGAAGTCGATGTGCGTTGAGTATGTCATCGGAATCAACTTTCATCACCGCGAGTACGTCTGTTTTGAGCACACTGGGTTCGCTCGCACCAAAGCGGTTTGGTGGTGGCGAGAGCGATCCAATGAACCGGTGCCCGACAGCTCGGCCGAAGCGGTTTCGTTGGCAACCCGCGGCGCACTCGCATTTCCTGAAGAGATCACGATTCGAAGTATCGCTGGCGAAAAATTCGATCGGATCATCGACGCCAGGCTAACCGACAAACCGGATGCGTGTCTCGCCGGCATGGATGACTACGATGACGAGGTTCCGTTTTGA
- a CDS encoding bifunctional DNA primase/polymerase, with translation MTFQATLSKLHDAALTLADLGYAVFPCASGTKQPITPHGCNDATNDLDTIEDWWRKSPSANIGVSTNGIFVLDVDVGSHWLLEDPERSMDLAVAPLSLTARGGRQYFFRRPEGVAWKNWNSELAKFVDIKVDGGYVVVPPSVLKGGGRYRWAPTMELDVGPEDLPLPPQWLVDDLNRLSDGNSSDRVTTTEVGGNRIPAGQRNGTLARLGGTMRRAGMSVDEIAAAIQETNRVRCVPPMDRDEVDRIAASVARYEPDQINVATIENHFEQDRRAAEEKLFNIVSSRDLDASQYDMEYLINGILVRGQPSMIAGPKKTLKTNISVDLALSLAEATPFLGKFDVNLARRVGVMSGESGAATIQETARRVARAKQLRLADCDGAVWCFDVPQLTNQEHIDAMKRVIEDHALDVLILDPTYLMMLGLGNDAGNLFIVGGLLKSIGELAQETGCTPILCHHLKKSIADPYEPAELENIAWAGFQEFVRQWILLNRRVKYDPGRGGHHELWMSVGGSAGHSGLWGVDVQEGTRDDPGGRRWDVSVLEASDAYELREQAGDLVSEEKQERRKQSKFDRRKQQIVESLSTFPMGESLRGISANVCMRDRTAKEALEILIDEGVVETCQCQKGRSKFTGYKLVSQNGNTNDA, from the coding sequence TTGACTTTCCAAGCAACTCTCTCCAAACTTCACGACGCCGCGCTCACGCTGGCCGATCTCGGCTACGCGGTATTTCCTTGCGCGTCAGGCACCAAGCAACCGATCACGCCGCATGGATGCAACGACGCGACGAACGACCTGGATACCATCGAGGATTGGTGGCGAAAATCGCCTTCGGCCAACATCGGCGTTTCGACCAATGGCATCTTCGTGCTTGACGTTGACGTCGGTAGCCATTGGTTGCTCGAAGATCCCGAGCGGTCGATGGACCTCGCCGTTGCACCGTTGTCGTTAACCGCACGAGGCGGCCGGCAATACTTCTTTCGCCGTCCCGAAGGCGTCGCGTGGAAGAACTGGAACAGCGAGCTTGCCAAGTTCGTCGACATTAAAGTCGATGGCGGTTACGTCGTTGTTCCGCCGTCGGTCCTCAAAGGCGGTGGGCGGTACCGCTGGGCACCGACAATGGAACTCGACGTCGGTCCGGAAGATCTGCCGTTGCCGCCGCAGTGGTTGGTCGATGATCTCAATCGTCTATCCGACGGCAACTCATCCGATCGTGTCACCACGACCGAGGTCGGCGGCAACCGAATCCCCGCCGGCCAACGCAACGGCACACTAGCCCGACTGGGCGGCACGATGCGGCGAGCCGGAATGTCGGTCGACGAAATCGCTGCCGCCATTCAGGAAACGAATCGAGTTCGCTGCGTTCCGCCAATGGATCGCGATGAGGTCGATCGGATCGCGGCCAGCGTTGCTCGGTACGAGCCTGATCAAATCAATGTCGCTACGATCGAGAATCACTTCGAGCAAGATCGCCGGGCTGCCGAAGAGAAACTGTTCAACATCGTCTCCAGTCGCGATCTCGACGCGTCGCAGTACGATATGGAATACCTCATCAACGGAATCCTCGTCCGAGGACAACCGTCGATGATCGCCGGCCCAAAGAAAACGCTCAAAACCAATATCAGCGTCGACCTAGCGTTATCGCTCGCCGAAGCGACACCGTTTCTTGGTAAATTCGATGTCAATCTAGCCCGACGCGTCGGCGTGATGTCAGGCGAGTCCGGTGCGGCAACGATTCAGGAAACCGCACGCCGAGTCGCGCGTGCCAAGCAGCTCCGTTTGGCAGATTGCGACGGAGCTGTATGGTGTTTTGACGTTCCGCAACTGACCAACCAAGAACACATCGACGCAATGAAACGCGTGATTGAGGACCACGCACTTGACGTGTTGATCCTCGATCCGACCTATTTGATGATGCTCGGACTGGGCAACGACGCCGGCAACCTGTTCATCGTGGGCGGTCTGCTCAAATCTATCGGCGAATTGGCGCAAGAGACCGGCTGCACGCCGATCCTGTGTCACCACCTCAAGAAGAGCATTGCCGACCCATACGAACCAGCGGAACTGGAAAACATCGCGTGGGCTGGCTTTCAAGAGTTCGTCCGTCAATGGATCTTGCTTAACAGACGCGTCAAATACGATCCCGGACGTGGCGGCCATCACGAACTATGGATGAGTGTGGGTGGCTCGGCCGGCCACAGCGGTTTGTGGGGCGTTGATGTACAAGAGGGAACGCGTGACGACCCCGGCGGACGTCGTTGGGACGTGAGCGTGCTGGAGGCGAGTGATGCGTACGAACTCCGTGAGCAGGCCGGTGACTTGGTATCGGAAGAAAAACAAGAACGACGGAAACAGTCAAAATTTGATCGCAGGAAACAACAGATTGTTGAGTCACTCAGCACTTTCCCAATGGGGGAATCCCTTCGTGGAATTAGTGCAAACGTCTGTATGCGAGACCGTACAGCCAAGGAAGCATTGGAGATTCTGATCGATGAAGGAGTAGTAGAAACGTGCCAGTGTCAAAAGGGTCGAAGCAAGTTTACCGGATACAAACTGGTCTCCCAAAACGGAAATACAAACGATGCTTAA
- a CDS encoding nucleotidyltransferase domain-containing protein — MIDYDKMMQHVSVHPHPLLFATISGAHLYGFPSPDSDFDLRGVHLLPIETVLGLDDGDQTVEKEGIYDGLEIDLVTHDASKFFALMLRRNGYVLEQIFSPLVVFEADEFAELKSIAADCITKHHAHHYLGFAATQWKLFGKESPPRVKPLLYVYRVLLTGIHLMRTGEVEANLVKRNETAKLPFLGDLIAQKQSGPEKGTLSAADLDFHTTQYERLTAELEAAYEVSNLRDLPTARPALNDLLVRLRLGNFSPTSS; from the coding sequence ATGATCGACTACGACAAAATGATGCAGCACGTCAGTGTGCATCCTCACCCGCTGTTGTTCGCCACGATCAGCGGTGCGCATCTGTACGGCTTCCCATCGCCCGATTCCGACTTCGATCTTCGCGGCGTTCATCTGCTGCCTATTGAAACGGTGTTGGGACTGGATGATGGCGACCAAACCGTCGAAAAGGAAGGCATCTACGATGGGTTAGAAATCGACTTGGTCACACACGACGCATCAAAATTCTTCGCTCTAATGCTCCGCCGAAACGGCTACGTGCTCGAACAGATCTTTTCGCCTCTGGTCGTCTTTGAGGCCGACGAGTTCGCGGAATTGAAGTCGATCGCCGCCGACTGCATCACCAAGCATCACGCCCATCACTACCTCGGCTTCGCCGCAACCCAGTGGAAGCTGTTCGGCAAAGAATCACCGCCAAGGGTCAAACCGCTGCTGTACGTTTACCGCGTCCTGCTGACGGGCATCCATCTGATGCGCACCGGCGAAGTCGAAGCCAACCTTGTCAAGCGTAACGAAACCGCCAAGCTGCCATTCCTCGGAGACCTGATTGCCCAAAAGCAATCCGGCCCCGAGAAGGGAACGCTCAGTGCGGCTGATCTGGACTTTCACACGACGCAGTACGAACGACTGACCGCTGAATTGGAAGCCGCGTATGAAGTATCCAATCTACGCGACCTGCCTACGGCAAGGCCGGCTCTGAACGATTTGCTCGTTCGCCTGCGTCTTGGAAACTTTAGCCCAACCTCTTCGTAG
- a CDS encoding GNAT family N-acetyltransferase, protein MTEPQLEAPVPLLKSHRLDGFDCGDASLNEYLVRFARTNHQSGSARTYVACRGKKVVSFYSLAFGSIEVRTATSRVAKGLPQHPISIMLLARLAVDVTEQGNGIGKGLLKDAVLRTLQASEIGGLRAMLVHAKDKQAQAFYRKFGFESSPTNDLHLMMLLKDIRNSIS, encoded by the coding sequence ATGACTGAACCGCAACTCGAAGCACCGGTTCCGCTACTGAAATCACACCGGCTCGACGGCTTTGATTGTGGCGATGCTTCATTGAATGAGTACTTAGTGCGGTTCGCGCGAACGAACCATCAATCAGGATCTGCCCGCACTTACGTTGCCTGTCGAGGAAAAAAGGTCGTCAGCTTCTACTCACTCGCCTTCGGCAGTATCGAAGTCAGAACTGCCACTTCGCGAGTCGCCAAGGGACTGCCGCAGCACCCGATTTCGATCATGCTGCTCGCGCGACTTGCCGTTGATGTAACCGAACAAGGAAACGGAATCGGCAAAGGGCTACTCAAGGACGCAGTACTAAGAACGTTGCAAGCGTCGGAGATTGGCGGACTGCGAGCGATGCTAGTTCACGCCAAGGATAAGCAAGCCCAGGCCTTCTACAGGAAGTTCGGATTTGAATCGTCTCCCACGAACGACCTTCATCTAATGATGTTGCTCAAGGATATCCGCAACTCCATTTCTTAG
- a CDS encoding polysaccharide lyase, producing MVFVYFQMIPADHKAPNTIPSINQKPYCIEQQTRQNTLGKNDGILQGWVDEKLVFEKNDVRMRDADTLKIETAWLNLYYGGTWTAKFDYHVYMTGLAIRRFGRMPAATRSL from the coding sequence ATGGTATTCGTCTATTTCCAGATGATCCCTGCCGACCACAAGGCTCCGAACACGATACCATCTATAAACCAAAAACCCTATTGCATCGAGCAGCAAACGCGACAGAATACGCTCGGGAAGAACGACGGGATTCTGCAAGGCTGGGTCGATGAAAAACTTGTCTTCGAGAAGAACGATGTGCGGATGCGCGACGCGGATACTCTTAAGATCGAAACCGCCTGGCTGAACCTCTACTACGGCGGCACCTGGACTGCTAAGTTCGACTACCACGTCTATATGACCGGCCTAGCAATTCGTCGATTTGGTAGAATGCCTGCTGCAACACGATCATTGTGA
- a CDS encoding DMP19 family protein: MAKFLIVVIILFAFGLAIRHFARTRAGQTEKSPGFREFVKNPELWNDMIAGHEETDATAELANSWSVEEIRSNVERYVFAPESPRELWELGRVLRSLSPRTNDALMSILADESKQGQLAKLQQGDLLEEAPVMRICELFDGNMPVQAIPLLRPFLSHESDEIRKNCVLAIAETGLPESLPAVERAIEDKDEYVRSYALMGMKRAIEANELSPTVSTGALPFLESLVRRDQNVEDAARILTQLDSARAASFLLSDEILNDNRRYLHEILRVINQFDLEIGRDRVKSLIQTYAGREMKYPNNYALGESLALLGVHKMAEDAALLEEFSNHPDDKVSEGAARGLIASHGLQNFEERIWEKEKSGGWESLNKDQQMYLAVFWLDAEVNNGGHSQYFFNSAGSNWAVAQDGLKAMGFTERLAIFNGVLSLFGEEKPFRNRDERHEQLASVYANNEEAFDKFDSKYYAAIESVEVLLRRFVIQNAESFVQ; this comes from the coding sequence GTGGCCAAGTTTTTAATTGTCGTCATCATTCTTTTTGCTTTTGGTCTCGCAATTCGACATTTCGCCAGGACTCGCGCCGGCCAAACGGAAAAGTCACCGGGGTTCAGGGAGTTTGTGAAGAACCCGGAGCTCTGGAATGATATGATCGCCGGGCATGAAGAGACCGACGCAACCGCAGAGCTGGCAAACTCATGGAGCGTCGAGGAAATTCGCAGCAATGTGGAGAGATATGTTTTCGCCCCTGAGTCACCACGAGAACTTTGGGAACTCGGCCGAGTCCTCAGATCTCTATCGCCTCGGACAAATGACGCGCTGATGTCAATTTTGGCTGACGAGTCGAAGCAAGGGCAGCTGGCAAAGCTGCAGCAGGGAGATCTTCTGGAGGAGGCTCCCGTCATGCGCATCTGTGAGTTATTCGACGGCAACATGCCTGTGCAGGCTATCCCGTTGCTTCGGCCATTTCTTTCTCACGAGTCCGACGAAATTCGTAAGAACTGTGTTTTGGCAATCGCCGAAACAGGCTTGCCGGAATCGTTGCCCGCCGTCGAACGAGCGATTGAAGACAAGGACGAATATGTCCGCTCTTATGCCTTGATGGGGATGAAAAGAGCGATCGAAGCGAATGAGCTTTCACCGACTGTCTCCACAGGTGCTCTGCCATTCCTTGAGTCTCTGGTTCGACGAGATCAAAACGTCGAAGATGCCGCTCGCATCCTGACGCAACTTGACTCAGCCCGTGCTGCGTCGTTCCTTCTTTCGGACGAAATTTTGAATGACAATCGAAGGTATCTCCACGAAATCCTGCGAGTGATCAATCAGTTCGATCTGGAAATTGGGCGAGATAGGGTCAAGTCGTTGATCCAGACCTACGCCGGCCGAGAGATGAAGTATCCCAACAACTACGCTCTGGGTGAGTCGCTCGCATTGCTCGGTGTACACAAAATGGCCGAGGATGCCGCTCTCCTCGAGGAATTTAGCAATCACCCCGACGACAAGGTGTCCGAGGGCGCGGCTCGCGGGTTGATCGCCAGCCATGGCCTGCAAAACTTTGAAGAACGGATCTGGGAAAAAGAGAAATCTGGCGGCTGGGAGTCTCTCAACAAAGACCAGCAAATGTACCTCGCAGTGTTTTGGCTGGATGCAGAGGTTAATAACGGAGGACATTCTCAGTACTTTTTCAACTCCGCGGGCAGCAACTGGGCGGTTGCGCAAGACGGGTTGAAGGCTATGGGATTTACCGAGCGGCTAGCAATTTTCAATGGCGTATTGAGCTTATTCGGGGAAGAGAAGCCATTCCGCAACCGAGACGAGCGACATGAACAACTTGCTTCCGTCTACGCAAACAACGAGGAGGCTTTCGACAAATTCGACTCGAAATACTATGCAGCCATTGAGAGTGTTGAAGTTCTGTTGCGACGATTTGTGATTCAGAACGCTGAGAGTTTTGTGCAGTAA
- a CDS encoding UPF0158 family protein, with protein MTRPNVVFAFDTIEMAFEYANFDDRSNDAYLDRHTGNSLYFSMLGDSDDEPDDFDDTARYVAIPDTRDFGLGSQLAIQFASETAPSLLDDVRDAFRGRGGFRRFKDLLDRNDLLESWHQYEAEHERTAILQWCADNDIRYTRDDSDGG; from the coding sequence ATGACAAGACCCAACGTTGTATTCGCCTTCGATACGATCGAAATGGCGTTCGAATACGCAAACTTCGACGATCGCTCCAACGATGCGTATCTTGATCGTCATACGGGAAACTCGCTCTACTTCTCGATGCTGGGTGATTCCGACGACGAACCCGACGATTTCGACGACACGGCTCGCTATGTTGCCATACCCGACACACGCGATTTTGGTCTTGGCTCGCAGCTCGCCATTCAATTCGCATCCGAAACTGCACCATCGTTGCTCGATGATGTTCGCGACGCTTTTCGTGGACGCGGTGGTTTTCGCCGCTTCAAGGATTTGCTCGATCGGAATGACCTGCTCGAGTCTTGGCACCAATACGAGGCTGAGCATGAACGAACTGCGATCCTGCAATGGTGCGCCGATAACGACATTCGCTATACAAGGGACGATTCGGACGGCGGATAA
- a CDS encoding nucleotidyltransferase domain-containing protein → MAVNDRIAHPAGAVGVIVRSPVDRTHAYRVKFSDGFEAPIHHDQLVRLSEFKASQIRDRSAPLASDGLFERVIYRCVIGSRAYGLDDEASDTDRRGVYLPPADLHWSLYGVPEQLENDETQEVYWELQKFIVLALKANPNVLECLYSPIVENVTPLGEELLAMREAFLSKLVFQTFSGYVASQFKKMQTDIRNQGRVKWKHVMHLIRLLLSGTYVLREGVMIVDVGEHRESLLTIKRGEMSFDEADRWRKRLQSEFESAFKTTTLPDRPDYERANAFLIRARQRAIDTNLP, encoded by the coding sequence ATGGCTGTGAATGATCGTATTGCACATCCGGCAGGTGCGGTTGGAGTCATTGTTCGCTCGCCTGTTGATCGCACGCACGCCTATCGCGTGAAGTTCAGCGATGGGTTCGAGGCTCCGATTCATCACGACCAACTCGTTCGTCTGTCAGAATTCAAAGCCAGCCAAATTCGCGATCGTAGTGCACCGCTGGCCAGCGATGGGCTGTTCGAACGAGTCATCTATCGCTGCGTGATCGGCTCGCGGGCATACGGTCTCGACGATGAAGCCTCCGACACAGACCGCCGCGGCGTCTATCTGCCGCCGGCTGATTTGCATTGGTCGTTGTACGGCGTTCCCGAGCAACTCGAGAACGATGAAACGCAGGAGGTGTACTGGGAGCTGCAGAAGTTCATCGTGTTGGCGCTCAAGGCGAACCCGAACGTCTTGGAATGTCTCTATTCACCCATCGTCGAAAACGTTACGCCGCTCGGCGAAGAACTGCTGGCGATGCGAGAAGCGTTCCTGTCGAAGCTCGTTTTCCAAACGTTCTCAGGCTACGTCGCGTCACAATTCAAGAAGATGCAAACCGACATTCGCAATCAAGGCCGCGTGAAGTGGAAGCACGTCATGCATTTGATCCGACTGTTGCTGTCAGGCACATATGTTCTTCGCGAAGGCGTGATGATCGTCGATGTCGGCGAGCATCGCGAGAGCCTACTCACGATCAAACGCGGCGAGATGTCGTTCGACGAAGCAGACCGATGGCGAAAACGCCTGCAGTCCGAATTTGAATCCGCGTTCAAAACCACCACGCTCCCCGACCGCCCCGACTACGAACGCGCCAATGCGTTTCTGATCCGAGCACGCCAGCGAGCTATCGACACCAATCTCCCGTAA
- a CDS encoding HD domain-containing protein: MIDQVETIVRERMDGQAAGHGMDHVLRVLVSAREIQADAGGDLGIVELAALLHDVGDAKFHDGVERSAEFAREILSGLGADDDLIEHVAHIVDNISFRKGESAKPLSLEGKIVQDADRLDALGAIGIVRTIEYGAAFGQPFYLPDAGDAKTGVGHFHEKLFKLKDLLNTDAARRMAEERESFMRTFLDQFLRESGVSR, translated from the coding sequence ATGATCGACCAAGTCGAAACAATCGTGCGGGAACGCATGGACGGACAGGCCGCCGGTCATGGCATGGATCATGTGCTTCGGGTGCTGGTGTCGGCTCGGGAGATTCAGGCTGATGCTGGTGGTGACTTGGGCATTGTCGAGTTGGCGGCTTTGCTGCATGACGTCGGCGATGCAAAGTTCCATGACGGCGTTGAACGGAGTGCCGAGTTTGCTCGCGAGATTCTGAGCGGCCTGGGTGCGGACGATGATTTGATCGAACATGTCGCTCACATCGTCGACAACATTTCGTTTCGCAAAGGGGAATCGGCCAAGCCGCTATCGCTAGAAGGCAAGATTGTGCAAGACGCGGATCGGCTGGACGCACTTGGTGCGATCGGGATCGTGCGGACGATCGAGTACGGCGCGGCATTTGGCCAGCCGTTCTATCTTCCTGATGCCGGCGATGCGAAGACGGGTGTTGGGCACTTCCACGAAAAGCTGTTCAAGTTGAAGGATTTGCTGAACACCGATGCGGCTCGGCGGATGGCGGAAGAACGAGAGTCGTTCATGCGAACGTTCTTGGACCAGTTCTTGCGAGAGAGCGGCGTGTCGCGTTAA
- a CDS encoding DUF1569 domain-containing protein, translating to MEQLRELHFDDLNAAAEETRSLLKSGYNRSGNWSLGQICRHLTLVQDPSVDGYPKWMSLFAFLRPVMRRMLLPKILSGDSPRGIRTASMFVPPADLDDAREVEAFAASVAQFYAHVGDYAPHPAFGRLPRERIEQIHTAHAAHHLRFLTLRD from the coding sequence ATGGAACAACTGCGTGAACTACACTTCGACGATCTGAACGCGGCGGCTGAAGAGACGCGGTCGCTACTGAAGAGCGGATACAACCGCAGTGGCAACTGGTCCCTGGGGCAAATCTGCCGTCACCTGACACTCGTGCAAGATCCGAGCGTCGATGGTTATCCGAAGTGGATGTCGCTCTTCGCGTTTTTGCGTCCTGTGATGCGGCGGATGCTCTTGCCGAAAATTCTTAGCGGCGATTCACCTCGTGGAATTCGTACAGCGTCGATGTTTGTTCCGCCGGCCGATCTGGATGACGCGCGAGAAGTTGAGGCTTTTGCTGCAAGCGTGGCTCAGTTCTACGCCCACGTTGGTGACTATGCTCCGCATCCAGCGTTTGGGCGATTGCCGCGTGAGCGGATTGAGCAAATCCATACTGCACATGCCGCTCACCACTTGCGTTTTCTAACACTCCGCGACTGA